In a single window of the Agrobacterium vitis genome:
- a CDS encoding peroxiredoxin, whose protein sequence is MTIAIGDTVPAATFKEKTADGPVEISTDDLFKGKKVVLFAVPGAFTPTCTLNHLPGYLEQREALLAKGVDEIAVLSVNDWHVMGAWAQHSGGMGKIHFLADWDASFSKALGLDMDLSAGGLGVRSKRYSMLVENGVVKSLDIEENPGQATVSSAEAMLERL, encoded by the coding sequence ATGACGATTGCAATTGGCGATACGGTTCCAGCGGCAACATTCAAGGAAAAGACTGCGGACGGCCCGGTGGAAATCAGCACCGACGACCTGTTCAAGGGCAAGAAGGTCGTGCTGTTTGCCGTGCCCGGCGCCTTTACCCCGACCTGCACCCTGAACCACCTGCCCGGCTATCTGGAGCAACGCGAAGCGCTGCTGGCCAAGGGCGTCGATGAAATCGCCGTTCTCTCTGTCAATGACTGGCATGTCATGGGCGCCTGGGCGCAGCATAGCGGCGGCATGGGCAAGATCCATTTCCTCGCCGATTGGGATGCGAGCTTCTCCAAGGCGCTCGGTCTCGACATGGACCTGTCGGCAGGCGGGCTCGGCGTGCGGTCCAAGCGCTATTCCATGCTGGTGGAAAATGGCGTGGTGAAAAGCCTCGATATCGAGGAAAATCCCGGCCAGGCCACGGTTTCCTCCGCTGAAGCCATGCTGGAACGGCTGTAA
- a CDS encoding metal ABC transporter ATP-binding protein, whose translation MSDPMIRLTNLTVAYDRHPAVHHVDGVIETGSLTAIAGPNGAGKSTLLKAIIGELRPAEGAVEHNLKRTDFGYLPQAADINRRFPISVFDTVLLGAWRNSGAFGRIARSDMEKAGQALAMVGLEGFEKRHIGALSAGQFQRVLFARLLLQDAKVILLDEPFTAIDARTTRDLIDIIRGWHGDGRTVIAVLHDFDQVRSHFPETLLLARELVSWGPTQDALSSANLLKARAMAERWDEDAEVCRPADLKNTRPAA comes from the coding sequence ATGAGCGATCCTATGATCCGGCTCACCAATCTGACTGTCGCCTATGATCGGCATCCGGCTGTGCATCACGTCGACGGCGTGATCGAGACCGGCAGCCTGACGGCAATTGCCGGGCCGAACGGGGCGGGGAAATCCACCCTGCTGAAGGCAATCATCGGAGAATTGCGCCCTGCCGAAGGTGCGGTGGAGCATAACCTGAAGCGAACCGATTTCGGCTATCTGCCGCAGGCCGCCGACATCAACCGCCGGTTTCCAATCAGCGTGTTCGACACCGTGCTGCTCGGCGCCTGGCGCAATAGCGGCGCCTTTGGCCGCATCGCCCGATCCGATATGGAGAAAGCTGGCCAAGCCCTGGCGATGGTCGGGCTGGAAGGGTTTGAGAAGCGTCATATCGGCGCGCTGTCCGCTGGCCAGTTCCAGCGCGTGCTGTTTGCCCGGCTGCTGTTGCAGGATGCCAAGGTGATCCTGCTGGACGAGCCTTTCACCGCCATCGATGCCCGCACCACCCGCGACCTGATCGACATTATCCGTGGCTGGCACGGCGATGGTCGCACGGTGATTGCGGTCCTGCACGATTTCGACCAGGTGCGCAGCCATTTCCCCGAGACTTTGCTGCTGGCCCGCGAGCTGGTCAGCTGGGGTCCGACCCAGGACGCCCTGTCGTCAGCCAATCTGCTCAAGGCCCGCGCCATGGCCGAGCGATGGGATGAGGATGCCGAGGTCTGCCGCCCGGCGGATCTGAAAAACACAAGGCCTGCCGCATGA
- a CDS encoding metal ABC transporter permease, which produces MTAYDLLIAPFADYGFMRRALVASLCLGLGSGPIGVFLMLRRMSLVGDAMSHAVLPGAAIGYLIAGSLSLTAMGLGGLVAGLSVALLSGFVTRSTVLQEDASFASFYLTSLALGVLIVSLRGSNIDLLHVLFGTILAIDNEALVQIGAIASFSLLALAAIYRPLVTECLDPGFLRAVGGRGPVYHFLFLFLVVLNLVASFQALGTLMAVGLMMLPAAIAQLWCRSLPGMMVVAAASGIVASYLGLIASYHLELASGPTIILVAALFYGLSILFAPSGVFRRFLPSPHLKA; this is translated from the coding sequence ATGACCGCTTACGATCTGCTGATCGCGCCGTTTGCCGATTACGGCTTCATGCGCCGGGCGCTGGTAGCCTCGCTTTGCCTCGGCCTCGGCTCCGGCCCGATCGGGGTGTTTCTGATGCTGCGGCGCATGAGTCTGGTCGGCGATGCCATGAGCCATGCGGTATTGCCGGGAGCCGCCATCGGTTACCTGATCGCCGGGTCTCTGTCGCTGACCGCCATGGGCCTGGGTGGGCTGGTGGCTGGTCTCTCCGTGGCGCTGCTGTCGGGCTTCGTCACCCGATCGACCGTGTTGCAGGAAGATGCCAGCTTTGCCAGTTTCTACCTGACATCCCTGGCGCTGGGCGTGCTGATCGTGTCGCTGCGCGGCTCCAATATCGATCTCCTGCATGTGCTGTTCGGGACTATCCTGGCCATCGACAATGAAGCGCTGGTACAGATCGGCGCCATTGCCTCCTTCTCGCTGCTGGCACTGGCCGCGATATACCGGCCACTGGTCACCGAATGCCTCGACCCCGGCTTCCTGCGGGCTGTCGGCGGACGCGGGCCTGTCTATCACTTCCTGTTTCTGTTTCTCGTCGTGCTCAATCTGGTCGCCAGCTTCCAGGCACTCGGCACGCTGATGGCCGTGGGGCTGATGATGCTGCCCGCCGCCATTGCCCAGCTCTGGTGCCGCAGCCTGCCCGGCATGATGGTGGTGGCGGCGGCAAGCGGCATCGTCGCCAGCTATCTCGGCCTGATCGCCTCCTACCATCTGGAACTGGCCTCCGGACCGACGATCATCCTGGTCGCGGCGCTGTTTTACGGCCTGTCGATTCTTTTTGCTCCCTCCGGTGTTTTCCGGCGGTTTCTTCCCAGCCCTCACCTGAAAGCCTGA
- a CDS encoding metal ABC transporter solute-binding protein, Zn/Mn family has product MNRKLLLSAALPLLMALSAAPAFAETVKVVASFTVLADVVKQVGGDHVTVSSLVGPDGDPHEFEPSPANAKALKAADVTFVSGEGLEGWMDRLITASGYKGKPVVASEGINTRTMEEDGKTVTDPHVWNSPVNVKVWVANIEKALTAADPADADAFKANASAYTKKLDDMNADAHAKFDSIPESERKILTSHDAFGYLGREYKISFLSPLGLSTESEASAADVAKLIEQIKTEHVKSYFFENSNDPRLVKQIAKATGATSGGELYVEALSKPKGPASTYEKMFRYNVDKLADAMRKSS; this is encoded by the coding sequence ATGAACCGTAAACTGTTATTGTCCGCAGCCCTGCCACTGTTGATGGCCCTGTCCGCCGCGCCGGCCTTTGCCGAAACAGTGAAAGTCGTCGCGTCCTTCACCGTGCTGGCCGATGTGGTGAAACAGGTTGGCGGTGATCATGTCACCGTTTCCAGCCTGGTCGGCCCCGACGGCGACCCCCATGAATTCGAGCCGTCGCCAGCCAACGCCAAGGCGCTGAAGGCTGCCGATGTGACATTCGTTTCCGGCGAAGGCCTGGAAGGCTGGATGGACCGGCTGATCACCGCTTCTGGCTACAAGGGCAAGCCGGTTGTCGCCTCCGAGGGCATCAACACCCGCACCATGGAAGAGGACGGCAAAACCGTGACCGATCCGCATGTATGGAACAGCCCGGTCAATGTGAAGGTCTGGGTCGCCAATATCGAAAAGGCGCTGACAGCTGCCGATCCGGCCGATGCCGATGCCTTCAAGGCCAATGCCAGCGCCTATACCAAAAAGCTGGATGATATGAACGCCGACGCCCATGCAAAGTTCGACAGCATCCCGGAATCCGAGCGCAAGATCCTGACCAGCCACGACGCCTTCGGGTATCTCGGTCGCGAATACAAGATCAGCTTCCTGTCGCCGCTCGGTCTTTCCACCGAAAGCGAAGCTTCCGCAGCCGATGTTGCCAAGCTGATCGAGCAGATCAAGACCGAGCATGTGAAGAGCTATTTCTTCGAAAACTCCAACGATCCGCGTCTCGTCAAGCAAATCGCCAAGGCAACCGGCGCCACATCCGGCGGCGAGCTGTATGTGGAAGCCCTGTCCAAGCCCAAGGGCCCGGCTTCGACCTATGAGAAAATGTTCCGCTACAATGTCGACAAGCTGGCCGATGCCATGCGCAAATCAAGCTGA
- a CDS encoding Dabb family protein — MIYHCVFLRFKSAVSDAEKQSIYDAISALKEVVPGMLEVRAGQNVSPEGLNGGFVDGFIVRFEDATVRDYYLKHPDHIAVGDRIVAATDGGLSGILVFDLEA, encoded by the coding sequence ATGATCTATCACTGCGTTTTTCTGCGGTTCAAGTCGGCGGTCTCTGACGCTGAGAAACAGTCGATCTACGATGCCATCAGCGCATTGAAGGAGGTTGTGCCGGGTATGCTGGAGGTCCGCGCCGGTCAGAATGTGTCGCCGGAAGGTTTGAATGGCGGCTTTGTCGATGGGTTCATCGTCCGCTTCGAAGACGCCACGGTGCGCGATTATTACCTGAAACATCCCGATCATATCGCGGTTGGCGACCGTATCGTCGCTGCGACGGATGGCGGGTTGTCCGGCATCCTGGTCTTCGATCTCGAGGCATAA
- the rnhA gene encoding ribonuclease HI, with protein sequence MKHVEIFTDGACSGNPGPGGWGAVLRYGEVEKDLCGGEADTTNNRMELLAAITALNTLKTPCEVDLHTDSKYVMDGISKWIFGWKKNGWKTADKKPVKNGELWQQLDAANQRHKVTWHWVKGHAGHPENERADELARKGMEPFKKGGAARL encoded by the coding sequence ATGAAACATGTCGAAATCTTCACCGATGGCGCCTGTTCCGGCAATCCCGGACCCGGTGGCTGGGGCGCGGTGCTGCGCTACGGCGAGGTGGAAAAAGACCTGTGCGGCGGCGAGGCGGATACCACCAACAACCGCATGGAATTGCTGGCGGCGATCACGGCGCTGAACACGCTGAAGACCCCGTGCGAAGTGGATCTGCACACCGACAGCAAATATGTGATGGACGGCATTTCCAAGTGGATCTTCGGCTGGAAGAAAAACGGCTGGAAAACCGCCGACAAAAAGCCGGTGAAAAACGGCGAGCTCTGGCAACAGCTCGATGCTGCCAACCAGCGCCACAAGGTGACCTGGCACTGGGTCAAGGGCCATGCCGGTCATCCCGAAAACGAACGGGCCGACGAACTGGCCCGCAAGGGCATGGAACCCTTCAAGAAGGGCGGCGCGGCGCGGCTTTGA
- a CDS encoding homoserine kinase: protein MAVYTDINEVDLKDFLAQYDTGELLSFKGIAEGVENSNFLLHTSKGALILTLYEKRVEKNDLPFFLGLMHHLSAKGLNCPLPLPRKDGALLGELSGRPAALISFLEGMWLRKPETQHCRAVGEALATMHLAAEGFALTRGNALDLAGWQALWPKARARADEVAPGLQAEIDAELVHLAGQWPKDLPAGVIHADLFPDNVFFLGDQLSGLIDFYFACNDFLAYDLSICLNAWCFEKDGSYNITKGKAMIDGYLSVRPLSPAEVAAMPVLCRGSALRFLLTRLYDWLTTPEGAMVVKKEPLEYLRKLRFHQAVETAAEYGWPQ, encoded by the coding sequence GTGGCAGTTTATACCGATATCAACGAGGTCGATCTCAAAGACTTCCTGGCGCAATATGACACTGGCGAACTCCTGTCCTTCAAGGGCATTGCCGAGGGCGTGGAAAATTCCAATTTCCTGCTGCACACGTCGAAAGGTGCGTTGATCCTGACGCTCTATGAAAAGCGCGTCGAGAAAAACGACCTGCCGTTTTTCCTGGGCTTGATGCACCATCTCTCGGCGAAGGGCCTCAACTGCCCGCTGCCGCTGCCGCGCAAGGATGGCGCACTGCTGGGCGAATTGTCCGGGCGTCCGGCGGCGTTGATTTCCTTTCTGGAAGGCATGTGGCTTCGCAAGCCGGAAACCCAGCATTGCCGGGCGGTGGGCGAGGCGCTGGCGACCATGCATCTTGCGGCAGAAGGATTTGCCCTGACACGCGGCAATGCCCTGGACCTTGCCGGCTGGCAGGCGCTGTGGCCGAAGGCGCGCGCCCGCGCCGACGAGGTCGCCCCCGGCCTCCAGGCGGAAATCGATGCCGAACTGGTGCATCTGGCTGGGCAATGGCCGAAGGATCTTCCCGCTGGCGTTATTCATGCCGATTTGTTTCCCGACAATGTGTTTTTCCTTGGCGACCAATTGTCGGGGCTGATCGACTTCTATTTCGCCTGCAACGATTTTCTGGCCTATGACCTGTCGATCTGCCTGAATGCCTGGTGCTTCGAAAAGGACGGCAGCTATAATATCACCAAGGGCAAGGCGATGATCGACGGGTATCTGTCGGTTCGCCCCCTGTCACCGGCGGAGGTGGCGGCCATGCCGGTTCTGTGCCGAGGCTCGGCGCTGCGCTTCCTGCTGACCCGGCTTTACGACTGGCTGACGACGCCGGAAGGCGCCATGGTGGTGAAGAAGGAACCGCTCGAATATCTGCGCAAGCTGCGCTTCCACCAGGCGGTCGAGACCGCTGCCGAATACGGGTGGCCGCAATGA
- a CDS encoding IS5 family transposase yields the protein MRGQPGFWDLDDRYERLSAVGDPLEKLNSIIPWAIFEKPLAKALKRSDGSKGGRPPFPSVLMFKILVLQALYNLSDDQAEFVIQDRLSFMRFLGLSLSQKVPDAKTIWLFRESLVRAGAIDNLFARFDKHLSRSGYLAKGGQIVDATIIQAPKQHNSQDEKDAIKAGEIPEDWKDKPARLAQKDRDARWTVKYSKAKRPTETPTSTTTGQHDIAIPMFGYKNHAGIDRAHGFIRGWTVTSASAHDGAQLRNVVTKDNTASTVWADTAYRSKTNEEWLQDNGLKSDIHQKKPKGKPMPEAMSRANGRRSKVRSAIEHVFARQKDKMKLFVRTIGISRARVKIGMANITYNMLRYVWLTGKPRTA from the coding sequence ATGCGTGGGCAACCGGGCTTTTGGGATTTGGATGATCGTTACGAACGGCTGAGTGCCGTCGGCGATCCGCTGGAGAAGCTCAACAGCATCATTCCATGGGCGATATTTGAAAAACCTTTAGCGAAGGCGCTGAAGCGGTCCGACGGATCGAAGGGTGGACGTCCACCATTTCCGTCGGTTCTGATGTTTAAAATCCTGGTGCTGCAAGCGCTTTATAATCTCTCCGACGACCAAGCGGAGTTTGTTATCCAGGACCGGCTGTCGTTTATGCGTTTCCTTGGCCTTTCCCTTTCGCAGAAGGTGCCGGATGCCAAGACGATCTGGCTGTTCCGAGAGAGTTTGGTGCGTGCAGGTGCCATTGATAATCTGTTTGCCCGTTTCGACAAGCATCTCTCACGTTCCGGATATCTGGCCAAAGGCGGGCAGATCGTTGACGCCACGATCATCCAGGCTCCCAAGCAACATAACAGCCAGGACGAGAAAGACGCGATCAAGGCCGGCGAAATCCCTGAGGACTGGAAGGATAAACCCGCCAGGCTGGCCCAGAAGGACCGCGACGCGCGATGGACAGTGAAGTATTCCAAGGCGAAACGGCCAACGGAGACGCCGACGTCGACGACGACTGGCCAGCACGATATTGCCATTCCAATGTTTGGTTACAAAAACCATGCAGGCATCGACCGAGCCCATGGCTTTATCCGGGGATGGACGGTGACGAGTGCGAGCGCCCATGACGGAGCCCAGCTTCGAAACGTAGTGACCAAAGACAATACCGCGTCGACGGTCTGGGCCGATACGGCCTATCGCTCCAAGACCAACGAGGAATGGTTGCAGGACAATGGCCTAAAGTCCGACATCCATCAGAAGAAGCCAAAGGGCAAACCCATGCCGGAGGCGATGTCGCGCGCCAACGGCCGTCGTTCGAAGGTCCGCTCCGCCATCGAACATGTCTTTGCGCGGCAGAAGGACAAGATGAAGCTCTTCGTGCGCACCATCGGAATCAGCCGAGCGAGGGTGAAGATCGGCATGGCCAATATCACCTACAACATGCTTCGCTATGTCTGGCTGACTGGAAAACCACGGACCGCATAA
- a CDS encoding gamma-glutamylcyclotransferase, with protein MKYYFAYGSNLDVARLEKERLNKDGVHSISRGLGRLDGYELVFNKPSAYFPGAGAANIQPNAAAHIFGTLNLMPQAGFDILDIYENVETQQYEQLEVDVVDMGTNTTVKAITYISLKHNVDGLKPRTGYMNHILAGADVLPVAYVDYLKSLPVMPD; from the coding sequence ATGAAATATTACTTCGCCTATGGGTCCAATCTCGATGTCGCGCGACTTGAAAAAGAGCGCCTGAATAAAGACGGCGTCCATTCCATCTCGCGTGGACTGGGACGACTGGATGGGTATGAATTGGTGTTCAACAAGCCATCAGCCTATTTTCCGGGAGCGGGTGCCGCCAATATCCAGCCCAATGCTGCTGCCCATATCTTCGGCACCCTGAACCTGATGCCGCAGGCTGGTTTTGACATTCTCGATATCTATGAAAATGTTGAAACCCAACAATATGAACAGCTTGAAGTCGATGTCGTAGACATGGGCACAAATACGACGGTCAAGGCCATCACCTATATTTCCCTAAAGCATAATGTGGACGGTCTCAAACCGAGAACCGGCTATATGAACCACATCCTGGCGGGCGCCGATGTTCTGCCAGTTGCCTATGTCGACTATTTGAAGTCCCTGCCTGTCATGCCCGACTGA
- a CDS encoding pyridoxal phosphate-dependent aminotransferase: protein MTIVARSVSEIRPSETITISQKARSLKLAGVDVISMSTGEPDFDTPDHIKAAAIAAIQRGETKYTNVAGIPELREAIVRKFQRENQLSYRVDETIVGTGAKHVIYNALRASLNPGDEVIIPAPYWVSYPEMVSLCGGVPVRVATTQKAAFKLRPEDLEQAITPRTRWVLLNSPSNPSGAAYTHDELKALTDVLMRHPHVWLLTDDMYEHLVYGDFQYVTGAQIEPGLKDRTLTVNGVSKAYAMTGWRLGYAAGPKVLIDAMVLLQGQQTSGTCSIAQWAAVAAMDGPQDHLVQFRTAFDNRRHLITSMLNQANGLTCLLPEGAFYVFPSCENTLGKTTEGGRLIETDEDFVTALLEEKGVAAVHGSAFGQAGNFRLSYATDEAAITAACHRIQEFCGNLR from the coding sequence ATGACGATTGTTGCCCGTTCCGTGTCTGAAATCCGTCCGTCGGAGACCATCACCATCAGCCAGAAAGCGCGATCGCTGAAGCTGGCCGGTGTCGATGTGATTTCCATGTCGACCGGCGAGCCGGACTTCGACACGCCGGATCATATCAAGGCAGCGGCTATTGCTGCGATCCAGCGCGGCGAGACCAAATATACCAATGTGGCTGGAATTCCTGAATTGCGCGAGGCCATCGTGCGCAAGTTTCAGCGCGAAAACCAGCTCTCCTACCGCGTTGATGAAACCATCGTCGGCACGGGCGCCAAGCATGTGATCTACAATGCGCTGCGGGCCAGCCTCAATCCCGGCGATGAAGTGATCATTCCCGCTCCCTACTGGGTCTCCTACCCGGAAATGGTGTCGCTATGCGGCGGCGTGCCGGTGCGGGTTGCCACCACGCAGAAGGCGGCCTTCAAGCTGCGGCCCGAGGATCTGGAACAGGCGATCACGCCACGCACCCGTTGGGTCCTGCTGAATTCGCCGTCCAATCCATCGGGTGCCGCCTATACTCATGACGAGTTGAAAGCGCTGACCGATGTGCTGATGCGCCATCCGCATGTCTGGCTTTTGACCGACGATATGTATGAGCATCTGGTCTACGGCGATTTTCAATATGTCACCGGCGCGCAGATCGAGCCCGGCCTGAAGGACCGCACCCTGACCGTCAATGGCGTGTCCAAGGCCTATGCCATGACCGGCTGGCGGCTGGGCTATGCCGCAGGTCCGAAAGTGCTGATCGATGCCATGGTGCTGCTGCAAGGCCAACAGACATCCGGCACCTGCTCGATTGCCCAATGGGCCGCCGTGGCTGCCATGGATGGACCGCAGGACCATTTGGTGCAGTTTCGCACCGCTTTCGACAATCGCCGTCACCTGATCACCTCCATGCTCAATCAGGCCAATGGCTTGACCTGCCTACTGCCGGAAGGGGCCTTCTATGTGTTTCCCTCCTGCGAAAACACGCTTGGCAAAACCACCGAAGGCGGCCGGTTGATCGAGACGGATGAAGATTTCGTCACGGCATTGCTGGAGGAAAAAGGCGTCGCCGCCGTGCATGGTTCCGCCTTCGGGCAGGCCGGAAACTTCCGCCTGTCCTATGCCACGGACGAAGCCGCCATTACCGCCGCCTGCCACCGCATTCAGGAATTCTGCGGCAACCTGCGGTAA
- a CDS encoding LysE family translocator — protein sequence MTILGISYLALALYYWTMSVTPGPNNVMLTMSGVNFGFTRTGPHILGIAMGCAVQTFLLCVGFGILFDYFPALQTLLKWAGAAYLIYLSLKLIGARVANAQSAPQPLTFIEAASFQFINPKAWVKATTTASIFMPTGTSILASGVAIFTVCTAVNIVSSSLWASFGVGIRSLLANPTYLRVFNYTMAALLIGTAIYVVMS from the coding sequence ATGACTATTCTTGGAATTTCTTACCTGGCATTGGCCCTCTATTACTGGACAATGTCCGTCACACCCGGACCCAACAACGTCATGCTGACAATGTCGGGCGTCAACTTCGGCTTCACGCGCACCGGCCCGCATATTCTGGGCATTGCCATGGGTTGCGCGGTGCAGACGTTTTTGCTGTGTGTCGGCTTTGGTATTCTGTTTGACTATTTCCCCGCGCTGCAAACCCTGCTGAAATGGGCAGGCGCCGCCTATCTGATCTATCTTTCCCTGAAGTTGATCGGCGCCAGAGTTGCCAATGCCCAGTCCGCACCGCAGCCCCTGACCTTTATTGAGGCGGCTTCGTTTCAGTTCATCAACCCGAAGGCATGGGTCAAGGCGACGACAACGGCATCGATCTTCATGCCGACCGGAACCTCCATCCTTGCCTCCGGCGTGGCGATTTTTACCGTCTGCACAGCTGTGAACATCGTCTCCTCATCGCTCTGGGCCAGTTTCGGGGTCGGCATCCGCTCGCTTCTGGCCAACCCGACCTATCTGCGCGTGTTCAATTACACCATGGCCGCGCTGCTGATCGGCACCGCGATCTATGTCGTCATGAGCTGA
- a CDS encoding NAD(P)/FAD-dependent oxidoreductase: MNVLLLSRVDNEILEDLATDTLLFRHDLVRKGPRHLSRFLRQNPVSVIVTADRVDADVLAEWSRAANRPVYVAVYGEAGTDKAWQRQLATSQITVLGPATSVVAAFRVAEQCICNDQFGGGVHTDLREEVTFIGAGIVNLITAHYAIEAGYSVRIIDARQDPRRKTDWRSLGCSAGGGDARMFTLSEMDNYHCRHIHGDMNWQFSRPVTERGWNVAPSSSLKEAERDWIASFESVPGWLAENYNDSIFRFNRESHPLWDEWIAREPELFAASGLQRDILRVYSDADHFQRSKSRQDRIGATLRNASLDEIAAEQPILRRAIEAGEISGGVYVQGFTLNLHRFMANLLDRYEARGVVFDWNTEMTSMPTRFDGQVDHVVLSTGERVNGNLVISPGVYAGAAIAKTASHRQICGVLGAWLSLPDPQGLLRNSLKLARKDHITEDANVTIGWSEQGERAAIIGSGYGFTGFNPNNIDAELLNTLYDGLIDTAATCFPEQYQSLVEAGSLRETLKYCVRPWTPSGLGLFETYKSKACCVVLVGGHNTGGFAQAPAIASAILATMRNHHHQMHVDYHTERLSLMTQTDTWMT; encoded by the coding sequence ATGAATGTTCTTCTTCTTTCGCGCGTGGATAATGAGATCCTCGAGGATCTGGCCACGGACACCCTGCTTTTCCGCCATGACCTGGTTCGCAAGGGGCCTCGGCACCTGTCGCGTTTCCTGCGGCAAAATCCTGTCTCGGTGATTGTCACCGCCGACAGGGTGGATGCCGATGTGCTGGCGGAATGGTCGCGCGCGGCCAACCGGCCAGTCTATGTGGCCGTTTATGGGGAAGCCGGAACCGACAAGGCCTGGCAGCGGCAATTGGCGACCAGCCAGATCACCGTTCTCGGCCCGGCGACCAGCGTGGTCGCCGCCTTCCGGGTTGCCGAACAATGTATCTGCAACGATCAGTTCGGCGGTGGCGTCCATACGGATCTGCGCGAAGAGGTGACATTCATCGGTGCCGGTATCGTCAATCTGATCACCGCCCATTACGCCATCGAGGCGGGCTATAGTGTCCGGATCATCGATGCCCGGCAAGATCCGCGCCGCAAGACCGATTGGCGATCGCTGGGATGCAGTGCAGGCGGTGGCGACGCACGGATGTTTACCCTGTCAGAAATGGACAACTATCATTGTCGTCACATCCATGGCGACATGAACTGGCAATTTTCACGGCCTGTGACCGAGCGCGGCTGGAACGTTGCCCCATCCAGCAGCCTCAAGGAGGCCGAGCGCGACTGGATCGCCTCTTTCGAGAGTGTTCCGGGCTGGCTGGCCGAAAACTATAACGACTCGATTTTTCGCTTCAATCGCGAGAGCCATCCTCTCTGGGATGAATGGATCGCCAGGGAGCCGGAACTGTTTGCCGCATCCGGCCTGCAACGCGATATCCTGCGGGTCTATTCGGATGCTGACCATTTTCAACGCTCCAAAAGCCGCCAGGACCGCATCGGCGCGACCTTGAGAAATGCCTCCCTGGACGAGATTGCCGCCGAGCAGCCCATCCTGCGCCGGGCTATTGAGGCTGGCGAAATTTCGGGTGGCGTCTATGTGCAAGGCTTCACCCTCAATCTGCATCGCTTCATGGCCAATTTGCTGGATCGGTATGAGGCTCGCGGTGTGGTCTTTGATTGGAATACCGAGATGACCAGCATGCCGACCCGCTTTGATGGTCAGGTGGATCATGTCGTGCTGTCCACTGGCGAGCGCGTAAACGGCAATCTGGTGATCTCACCAGGGGTCTATGCAGGCGCCGCAATCGCAAAGACCGCCTCGCATCGCCAGATCTGCGGCGTGCTGGGTGCATGGCTCTCCCTGCCCGACCCACAAGGGCTGCTGCGCAATTCCTTGAAACTGGCGCGCAAGGACCATATCACGGAAGATGCCAATGTCACCATCGGCTGGAGCGAACAAGGCGAACGCGCCGCCATCATCGGCTCAGGCTACGGCTTTACCGGCTTTAATCCCAACAACATCGACGCAGAGCTTCTCAACACCCTCTATGACGGCCTGATCGATACCGCAGCCACCTGTTTCCCCGAGCAATATCAGAGCCTGGTCGAGGCTGGCAGCCTGCGCGAGACGCTGAAATATTGCGTGCGTCCCTGGACCCCATCCGGTCTCGGCCTGTTCGAGACCTATAAATCCAAGGCATGCTGCGTGGTTCTGGTCGGTGGACACAATACGGGCGGCTTTGCGCAGGCCCCGGCCATCGCCTCGGCCATTCTGGCCACCATGCGCAACCACCATCACCAGATGCATGTCGATTATCACACCGAAAGGCTGTCTCTGATGACCCAAACAGACACGTGGATGACCTGA